The DNA region tatatatatattgtccatGTCATGAAGATTTGACTAAGTTTTTATGCTGGTTGTCGACGACCTAATGCAACTCTCCTTTATCTGGGCTTGGGACAGATATATCATGAATGTAACATAGGCGaagttctatatatatatatatatatatatatatatatatatatatcatgaatGAACTCTTTCAGAAGTTTAAACTGTTAAGTTGAGGCATATAGATGGTTTTAAATTGAGACAGCATCCGTTCAGTACTGGTTTTGGGCTTGAAGTGAGAAATTTGCACATGTTCAGTttatgttttgaaatttaaattgaaGAAGGGACAACGTGGGTTAAATTGATGACCATTTGATCATAGAAGTTCTAATATCAGGTTATGaaccatttttacaaaaattttaattgtttaaatagaggcatataaataattttttttatataattattagtaaaataaaatcttaaaaattgccAAAAGGATTTGGATGAACTCATGTAGCTGTAGTAAAACTTAATTCCAACTCCCTAACAAAGCAAATGAATAATAGATACTTGGCCCATTTATTTTGTAGTGAGCTCAATACTTTGTTTAAAGAAAAAAGCAAAAGTATTACTGAATGGATTAATGTCACAATTTTATTAACTGTATGTTAAGAGTTCCTATTGGAGGAAGTTGATCCCTAGTTACAAAACTTGAGAACATTTGCTAGAACGAAAAGTGGGCATACACATTAAGGGGGTGCAATAAAAGGGTTCGGATGCTAAACAGGATATTGAGGTTAAGATTTTAACATTCGTACCAATAAAGAATTATTAGCCTAATTTATCGAGAGTTGGGAAACATTTGTGATTTCTATGCTTGGGAGAAAAGACTTTGAATGGTATTATCTTATCCTAACATTTTGCtgtcatttttttataaactgTTGATCAAAATCTGATCTGAAGCACAAGTTGGTGATAATAACTACATGTTATTTGTTTCTAACATTTGAGCCAGATATTATCTTTGTCTGATGGTGGAAGGATAACGTCCATTATTCCTGTGAGTGAGTTTGCTGAAGATCAGTTTTTGCTGATGCTCACCATGCAAGGCTACATCAAGAAAGTTTCCTTGAATGCTTTTTCATCAATCCGGTCAACCGGGATCATTGCAATTCAGTTGGTTTGTTTTTCCAGACTGAGTTCTCTTCATCCAAATTCTATTGTAGATCTTCTAGATTAGTTGTTAACATCATTGCCTTAAGTATTATTCATTGTTTAACTTGAAAGGTTCCTGGCGATGAGCTGAAGTGGGTCCGTCGTTGCACAAATGATGATGTTGTGGCGATGGCTTCACACAATGGAATGGTCATACTGAGCTTATGCAGCAAGGCAAGTTTCTGCTTGTTATTTCTACTAAATGCAGAACTAACTTTTGAATTTTGTAAACATTGACATATAAGCAAATCATACATTGTTTACTTAAAGCTTTGCATTAATCTTAGGTTTTTATGTGTGtgtatatttttgttctttttttgttGAATTGATTGCTTATCCTATATGGAATTGTCTCCATGTCAGTGAATTTGTTCTTTTTATAGAGAATCAAAGGTTGGCATTAATCATATGTTGTTTCTTCAAGAAATGACATGTGATGTAACTTTCTCAAACAGGCTATGCCCATGTGATGTGAATAAATACTATCAGAATTAACTGTTGAATAGCAGTATTTTGGTTTGACACAACTACATTGTTTAACCTCAGATTCGCACACTTGGAAGAAGTACAAGGGGGGCGCTAGCAATGAGACTGAAAGAAGGGGATAGGATGGCCAGTGTGGATATCATACCTGCAGCATTGTGGAATGACATGGAAAACTCCTCAAAGTTTCCTGGGAGCAAGTAATAATGCCAAGCCACTGAATTGTTTGTGAATTTGATAACTGCTAGTGTTTTGAGGTTTCTATTTGACTTGGGTAGACTTGTTAATAAGCTAAAAAAAGGTTGTAATCTAGTTGTTTGGTAACAATTTGTTATATTTCTGTCTTTATTCACCAAATTATTTAAATGCTTAGATATCatatacttttatttgttctttatCTCTTGAATGTCCCTTGATGAACTGATATGAACACTAGTCTTTGTGAAGGCAATGCTGGAGTAATTTATCACAGATGTTGTTGTCTAATTTGTTTACTATATGCCTGCAGTGCAAAAAGCCAAAAAGGGCCATGGTTGTTGTTTGTGTCTGAAAGTGGCTATGGAAAACGGGTTCCTTTAAGCAGTTTCCGGATTTCACCTTTGAATCGAGTTGGTTTGATTGGATACAAGGTAATTCAACCATCACTCAGTTGTCAACTTCAACAGTATGAATTTGTCTGTTCTTTTAAAACGTGTGTTTCTTTGTTGGTTATTCAGTTTGCGGCTGAGGATCGCTTGGCTGCTGTTTTTGTGGTTGGATTCACATTAGCAGGTATTTTTTTCTCAGTATTGCACTTAGTACGACATCCTTGGTTCCAGTTTCGATCAttagttatttttgtttaatGTCGGTGCTGTTATTGTGATTTAAATTGTGTACTTGTGAGATTTCATTTAGTATCATTATCTGTATGACTGTATCAGAGGATGGCGAAAGTGATGAACAAGTGGTTCTTGTAAGCCAAAGTGGTACAGTCAACAGAATCAAGGTCCGGGATATTTCTATACAGTCTCGATTTGCAAGGTAAGATAAGGATTTGTTCTATTATATTAGCAGCTTGTTTTAATTTTTCCGAATGCAGTTTAATTCTTAAGTAGATTAATATAAACAAATCAATCAAGATATTTAGGGGAAACAAATATGCCTCCAAAGAGATAAAACAAGCAAAGATCACTTTCATATATGAATGTTTGACTGGTTTCTGAGTGTATATATGTCTGGTTTGGGTATACCGATGATGTAATGTACCGATGTGTGTCTGTCCTTCAAGCCAATAAATATGCTGTGAACCAAAACATGGATATAATTCCTTTGACTTTGCATTTGGTCTAGTTGCTACATTTTGCGTCTTCCTGTTCCAACATGAATTAACCTTGCACCGGAGCAGGTGACCAGTATGTTACCCAATCAGGCACTGgaaaatttcaataaaattacCTGTTGCGTCATTATTCGATACCTGGCTCTTGCTGGTTTACCGATGGTTGTTTTTGTTGAATCTGTTAGGGGGGTTATTTTGATGCGCCTTGATCATGCTGGAAAGATTCAATCAGCTTCCTTAATCTCAGCAACAGATTGTGAGCCTGATGAAGTTTTAGCTATCACTCAAAGCTAGTTGTAGATCAGCCTCCAAGCCCCTTTATCTTTAAGGTTTTCTCTCCAGGTTAGGAGAAACGGCGGTAATTTGTTCTTGGCGCCTTGTAAATTTAATGTATGTGGCATTAGACGAGTGAAAAACATGCACTTTAGGTTATAGAATTTTTGAGTCACTAGGCATTATTAATCTGTGTCTGTCGGCCGAAGACAACTACTAATTCCTAGGTTTGTCAGAGTTTTCCGAATGTGATGTATGTATTGGTGCAAAACTACAAGATGTAACTGTTACCACTATTGGATATCCCAACTGTTTCTGTTTGAAATTCTAGTTCTTAAATATTCGAGAATCTTATCCAAATTTGCCATGGGAGAGTTTGGTCTTTGGTGTATGAAAAATTAGCATGGAGTTCAGAATTTGGCATTATTCACAATTCAAGTTTTTTATGCTTGGATTATGATAAAATTGATCATTACAAATTTCATAGAATTGAGAAATCAAATGAGTTCAAACTAATTACTTTTTAATGATACCAAAACTTGCCCAGCTGTTATCTGttgaaattatttaaataaattaaatctcAAAGGCAATCAAAAATGGATCAACCATACTCAAAAAGTATGTTTGGGTAGTTACACTATGTGCATTTGgattttgtctttaaaatagaaATGTAAATAGAcagacttttttttttctattcttaaaaagtatagaaaaattgtcttttctttctcttcgtAACAAAATGAGTTTCTGTAATTATTATGTTTCTCTCCTAAAAGCAAAATCCAAACGCAGCCTTTAAGGTCGTAGCTCTGATAAACCCTTACAACCAGGTACATCAACCCACTCCATTTCACAAACAAGTTCACCACACTCAACATTTTTCAATCTCAAGATCATCTCTTGGATTATAGTCCCATCTTGCCAAATGCAAGAGCTCTCTTCAGCAAGGCAGTTAACCCTGTTTGGCTGAATCCTCTTCACCACGCACCCATCTGGAAGCCTCTCCAACCCCATCACCAAGCACTGAAGATAAGGCCTCAGTTCTATAATCGCCTCACCCATTTTGTCGTCCGACGATAAGGTGTCTTTGTCGTAAATCGTCTGCATGGAGAAACAGAATGCAGAACTAAAGCCATTAACTAGTGTAATTCAAGAATTACCTTATTTTTAATAACAGATTTTAAGTGCAAACAATTTTAGCtatgaaaaattaaactaactcgATATCCATTAAAGATTGGATTAGTTCGACAAAACTATACAGAATGGTTTGGTGGGTTTTTgttaaactaactaaatatttGAAATAAATATGATCAGaaggaattttatttgtttttttttctccaCCACTTTATGAGTGGTAAAGATGCATTTATGCTATTGTTGTGCTATCCTGATGATGGCAAATTGGCAATGACCAATAATGACaaacatgaaaaagaaaaaaaaaacattatgcTTAATACGTACCAAATTTATTGGAGTATTAAAATCCTTAATAGAAAGAATCAGTTCTTCATTCCACTCTGGATTGCAGTTGTCTTTGATGACCTTAGTTTTGAGCTTCTgcacatcaaatttcaaattaaagaaTCAGTGTGTTACCTTATAAAATGCATGTATTTTCAGTGAGAAGATTCTACATTTCAATTAGGAGTAAATTAGGAGTGAGCATGGGTTGGATTAGTTCGGGTTTAGGGTGAAATTAGAACTAAACTAATTGAATTGTAATTAGttcggtttggtttggatttACGTTTTTTTGTGTATGTATCCGAACTAAACCAAACtgattaagaacggattggtttggttcggataatTGGGTATCTGATAAAatagaaattcataaaaaaatgaaatttttatcttaaaaaatctgtaagtacaataaacatataaaatcaatagaaataatccaaacatgtttaacactaaatacattaaaaattcaaacatattagacattaaaatccaaacatgttaaacaaCAAACACATTAAAAGTTAAATacaaaagtacaataaaaataatCCTTCAAAGGAATAATCTTTCAAAGTTTTCACTCCATAATTCTTCATTAAAaggcaacatatatatatatatatataaatttttattttttatttaattaatacatgGTTAGGTTCACGGATTGGTTCGAATTCCGCACTCCCAAAACTGTTACCCAGACTCATTACTAAAGAGAGTTATTGGTTTAGTTCGAATCGGACATTATTACCCGTTAATTCTAAAACAAATTTAATTGATTCGATACTCATTCGGACGGATAATCGAGTATCCACTACATGTGCTCCCTCTTAATTTCAATAAAAGATATTAGTTGTTTTCCTTTTATCCTTGTAATGAAATGATGTGTTGAGATCACACCATGAAAGAGTTACAATCAAATTAAATTGGTCTGTTAATTAGGCAATGACGTGTCACAAAATAACTATATTACTTATAATTATCTAACCGACAAAAAATCaatctaatttataattttattttcagaatatttttctattaatccaaaaaaattaaacaggCACAAAACTAAAGAGCATTCAAGTTCCAAAAATTCTAATGCTCTTGCAGTAGAAATAtgataattaacaaaattaaaaaaaagtgttcATGTAACAAAGATCCTTGAAATAATAAGATTCTAACCTGTTCCCCTATGTTGACAACAACATAAGGGTCACTAGAAGAAGTATCTCGAACTGCGAGATTAATGCCTTTCTTAATCCTAAGTTTGAGGAGACCCAAGATACTGTCCATCGCAACACACCTCTATTAATTTCTGCACACcacaaagataaaaatatatcaatgatatcaatttaattttgttaCAATTTATCTCTCTCTAATCTGCTGTTAACATTGAATGAATAAAACGAGAATTGAATGTTTAAGAAAAACATTATATCAACATAGGAAAGAGCAAAACTGGAATCATTAATGGGTTACGTACGATGTTGTTGTGTGTCCAAATTTTTATGGATTCAAACCCCAAAACAGAGATCAGAGGAGAAAACTAGTTAGCCAAGGTCAAATCATAACCTTGGCTTGTAACAAAGTTTGTGATCTCCTTGTGTTATAGGGGCCTAGGGCATTTCTATTCTCTGTGGCCCTCTATCTCCAGCTACTCCTACAAACTAGTGTGACCACAAATATTATTAAAGATTTATATTATACTCAAATTAGTACttaaaaatataatgataaatcaaattggtatttttgttaattaaaaaatgatgtgacgtattatcatttaatttatagAACGGCTAATTCGATGTACAATTGTATCttttagaaataaatttaaaatatttaatcttTAAAAACTAAATTGATATGTTTGaaatattctaaaaattattttgattattaatcttaaatataattttaatgtattgtcAGTGTAAAATAATTCTATATGTGTATCTAATTATGTAACGTCGTGtaaaaaaataactacttttttacattaattatataaataatcctCTAAAAAAATCATTATGATTGGACAAATAACATTTTACATTAGTTCATCAAAATTAACTTCATCATTAATTTTAGTAGCCATAATTGCTCTAATAGTTGTTAGTCCATATAATTCATATATAAAGTCAGAACTAGGGTGACATTTGTATATCCACGCATATTTCATTGACCCTAagaaatgaaatatatatatcaaAGAGAGTAACATCACACACATCTAATCTAAGTTTAATTACCAGGGCATAACATAATTAGTCCCTAGCATCACATTTGGGTAATCAAGGTAAATTTAATTCTAGATAGTAAGGGGTCCTAAACCATATCCCATGCATAGATAGATAGCATAAATtccaaataaataaaacattcttgaaggtattattattattatttgttattacTAGTGGGCTTTGGTGGATTGAGTTTGACTGGAAAATCATCAATTTCATCCCTCCAAGGAGTATTCTTCAAAGGTGGTTCAATATTCTTCAATGCAACCCAAACAGCAGTGTTTACCTTGAATCCAGATCCAAATGCCATTTGCCAAACCCTGTCACCTTTCTTCACTCTTCCTTTGGCCTCACAGTATGCCAATTCATACCACACAGAGCTTGATGATGTGTTCCCAAACCTGTAAAGTGTCATTCTAGAAGGTTCCATGTGCCAATCATCAAGCTCAAGACTCTTTTGCATCCTATCAAGAACAGCTCTCCCACCTGCACCAGTAACAAATCCAGAAaacatctttatattttattatatattatataaggtAGAAATTCAAATGGAGCCAATTTCACGTTGTTAGAATATAAATAGGATCaaattagtattatttaatatatctgaatatttattataggagattacgtctttattattatgatttttttaatatttataaatacccttttatattgtataacttgaatagacaactcgaatacactcaataatacacaaattcttTTTATATTCTAACACACTTAAACCTAATAACTGAGAACTATTAGATGAAAACTtagtaaaattaatcaaattaaattttacaaaaaGTTGCCTGCAATTAAATTTTCACCGTTATAATTTCAATTAAACTTGGATTAAATCTTTAAAACCCTAAACTTAATAGAATTGGAGGAATTACCTGTGTGGATGCAAAAGTGGTCGAAAGCTAACGTGAAATTGGGAACGTAAGCCTCAATCATGATCTTGAGAAACTTGCGTTTAACGAAGTTGACGACGAACTTGACTTTCTCCGAGATCGGGAGAACAACCGGACCGAGGGAGGTGATGTGGATCTTGAGAGCGTCCCTGGCCACATTCATGAGTTCTTTCGAGAGAGAAACGCCGATTTTATGAGCCTCGTCTTCTTCCTGAAACACACATTTGTAGCTGTTGTCGTCGGCGCCGACGTGCGTGCGAAGTGTGTGGATCAGCTGGTACTTTGAACGGCAGCGATCCGAAGGGTGGCTGGAGAGCAGAGCTGCCGAGCCACCCATTCGGAAGAGGCAGTTGGTTAGCATCATTGAAGGGTTGTTGCCTCTGTAAATGCTTGAAGTTTCATTTTCTGTACTCAGCACCAATGCATATGAATTTGGATGTACCTGTTAcattttctgttagttttttAATCTCTTCAAGTGCTAATATAAATTACCAagagttagttaaattagttaccATCTCCGTATAAAACCGTTTTATACGTGTATTAAATTATATAACATtctattagtaaaaataatcacTTTTACAATGATTGTCtgaataattatacaaaaaaatagcCAATAAATAATAACTCAAATGATATAATCTCTCTATACTCAAAATCTCCTATCTTtggttaaatatatatatatacaaaaaaatagttGTGTTTGCACCACAAAAAGTTAGAGtttgattatatgtatataacatatacatgtttaattttttttaat from Arachis hypogaea cultivar Tifrunner chromosome 10, arahy.Tifrunner.gnm2.J5K5, whole genome shotgun sequence includes:
- the LOC112716882 gene encoding protein C2-DOMAIN ABA-RELATED 7: MDSILGLLKLRIKKGINLAVRDTSSSDPYVVVNIGEQKLKTKVIKDNCNPEWNEELILSIKDFNTPINLTIYDKDTLSSDDKMGEAIIELRPYLQCLVMGLERLPDGCVVKRIQPNRVNCLAEESSCIWQDGTIIQEMILRLKNVECGELVCEMEWVDVPGCKGLSELRP
- the LOC112716881 gene encoding 3-ketoacyl-CoA synthase 20, translating into MLKYTHPFLNFLISNIMNNLLYLSLLAGAAASAYYYGSGEESLNRSRHSLITSFCLAAAFTYHYLVRRTRYVFLVDFACFKPGLSCLCTTEMILERAKHVGFLSEESLKLVAKILDRSGLGPKTYLPEGVLHIPPKLTFDEARKETDTVLFGAVDELLEKTGVQSKDIGILVVNCCLFNPTPSLSDTIVNHYKLRGNILTYDLSGMGCSAGVLAVDFAKQLLQVHPNSYALVLSTENETSSIYRGNNPSMMLTNCLFRMGGSAALLSSHPSDRCRSKYQLIHTLRTHVGADDNSYKCVFQEEDEAHKIGVSLSKELMNVARDALKIHITSLGPVVLPISEKVKFVVNFVKRKFLKIMIEAYVPNFTLAFDHFCIHTGGRAVLDRMQKSLELDDWHMEPSRMTLYRFGNTSSSSVWYELAYCEAKGRVKKGDRVWQMAFGSGFKVNTAVWVALKNIEPPLKNTPWRDEIDDFPVKLNPPKPTSNNK